A part of Uloborus diversus isolate 005 chromosome 6, Udiv.v.3.1, whole genome shotgun sequence genomic DNA contains:
- the LOC129224932 gene encoding zinc finger protein 271-like, translating into MAFPQASDLEKHSSPITGKKPYSNDCRPNAFSEASDLEKHMRVDTGENPFSNGMGSKEFSESSDLERHRGVHTNEKPYSNECYPNSFSKSSDLEKRMSLHTSGEPHSNDFRSKAFSEASDLEKQMSLHDSENPSSSDSYSKAFSEASELKKYLIHTSKKLYSNDRSLKTFLETSDLEKQTSLHTCENPSSPDPYLETFSEASDVEKLMSVHASETPYSNDCSPKSFSETSDLETQLNLRTGENPSSSDSYSKAFSEVLQLEKHMNVHSGEKPYSNDCWPKTFSETSDIEKQTRLHTCENPSSSDSYSKAFSEASELKKYLTLHAYETPYSSDCCLKAFSEASDVAKHMTVYAGEKPCFNDCGAKAVSKASDLDKHRCAHAGENSCLNSSCTKELEKNITNHTVE; encoded by the coding sequence ATGGCATTTCCACAAGCTTCAGACTTGGAGAAACATTCGAGTCCCATTACCGGCAAAAAACCATATTCAAATGACTGTAGGCCAAATGCATTTTCAGAAGCTTCAGACTTGGAGAAACATATGAGAGTAGATACCGGTGAAAATCCATTTTCCAATGGGATGGGTTCAAAGGAATTTTCAGAATCTTCAGACTTAGAGAGACATAGGGGTGTCCATACCAACGAAAAACCATATTCGAATGAGTGTTACCCAAATTCATTTTCCAAATCTTCCGACTTGGAGAAACGTATGAGTCTCCATACCAGTGGAGAACCACATTCAAATGATTTTCGGTCAAAGGCATTTTCAGAAGCTTCAGACTTAGAAAAACAGATGAGTCTCCATGACAGCGAAAATCCAAGTTCGAGTGACTCTTATTCAAAGGCGTTTTCAGAAGCTTCAGAGttgaagaaatatttgatccataCCAGCAAAAAACTATACTCAAATGACCGTTCTCTAAAGACATTTTTAGAAACTTCAGATTTAGAAAAACAGACGAGTCTCCATACCTGCGAAAATCCAAGTTCACCTGACCCTTACTTAGAGACATTTTCAGAAGCTTCAGACGTGGAGAAACTTATGAGTGTCCATGCCAGCGAAACGCCGTATTCGAATGACTGTAGTCCAAAATCATTTTCAGAAACTTCAGACTTAGAGACACAGTTGAATCTCCGTACTGGTGAAAATCCAAGCTCGAGTGACTCTTATTCAAAAGCGTTTTCAGAGGTTTTGCAGTTGGAGAAACACATGAATGTCCATAGCGGCGAAAAACCTTATTCGAATGACTGTTGGCCGAAGACATTTTCAGAAACTTCAGACATAGAAAAACAGACAAGACTCCATACCTGCGAAAACCCAAGTTCGAGTGACTCTTATTCAAAGGCGTTTTCAGAAGCTTCAGAGTTGAAGAAATATTTGACTTTGCATGCTTACGAAACACCTTATTCAAGTGACTGTTGTTTAAAGGCATTTTCAGAAGCTTCGGATGTAGCGAAACATATGACTGTCTATGCAGGCGAAAAACCATGTTTCAATGATTGTGGTGCAAAGGCGGTTTCAAAAGCTTCAGACTTAGATAAGCATAGGTGTGCCCATGCCGGCGAAAACTCATGTTTGAATAGCAGTTGTACTAAGGAATTAGAGAAAAATATCACAAACCATACTGTAGAATaa